In Acanthochromis polyacanthus isolate Apoly-LR-REF ecotype Palm Island chromosome 18, KAUST_Apoly_ChrSc, whole genome shotgun sequence, the following proteins share a genomic window:
- the map1b gene encoding microtubule-associated protein 1B, producing the protein MATLVESAEMETLGNTGASPTSSSPAHHFNDSKFYLLVVIGEIITEDHLKCAIADIEKGIRSWDTNLIDCNLDQELKLFVSRHSARFSADVRGQRILHHKSNILETVVLINPSDEAVSTEARLMISDTARHKLLVLSGQCSENTGELILQSGSFSFFNFIDIFTDQEIGELLSTIHPANKANLTLSCPEQGDWKNSNLDKHNLQDFINMKLNATHILPEMEGLSEFTEYLSESVEIPSPFDMLEPPTSGGFLKLSKPCCYIFPGGHGDSALFAVNGFNMLINGGSDRRSCFWKLVRHLDRVDSILLTHIGDDNLPGINSMLQRKVAELEEEQSQGSTANSDWVKNMISPDIGVVFVNFPESLETPEPNYRVRRNVEEAAVTQQFISKLNLRTEPLQRPVGNTIEPITLFQKMGVGKLEMYVLNPSKNSKEMQHFMKQWTGSEKDTTSILLPNGKESEFPLSYMTSISSLIVWHPANPSDKVVRVLFPGNATQHHIFDGLEKLKHLDFLKQPVVTQKSMSTNMPSTPTLKQAKMKHRTDSKESLKSTPKPSPSKNIRKESKEETPEKAKTDGESAHEKTQKSEKKEKVPLKKEKAKAPEKESKAKAEQTAQDETPEKKKSEIKPKTEKEKIVKKEAKVSVEKKREVKKEAAKKDDTLKQEAKKEEKVKKEEAKKVLKKDIRRDSPMKEKKEEKKDLKKDVKRPSKDMKKASTAGEDKTLKPKPLKKDDASKKDTGALSKLKDKGKSKVTKKDTKVDSSKLAATAAAVVEDPEAERSLMSSPEDLTKDFEELRAEELVEDDATVQQNEGEKVVIHHEEMMQTKESPEALESVDEGITTTEAEGENGETPEEQVLKGKLNGSVSEKFEDEGTVMEETSEGGDYEEKGETEEVYEPQRVELDKNNFSPCIDAHQAKHDEVIQEKVVEDNDDVTNKNVEDEHVVQRDTEKPNLFVSSSPKVSSPVSPAASIHNEMPPVGFESSTASDDENRDEPLEDYTVASGHTQSTIEISSVPTPMDEMLTPRDITSDEATNEETESPSQDVGKFGISVSGEFDRKKLSPLQDIPGSDHSQSKATEGQDYNHSASTISPPSSLEEDKFSKELPSPGKAEHFERHDADPNRLSSVSTTTPLVRSPSVDRKDIVDSPSLFAAPIELSTTLAGCAKVAADSSISPDDKTLEGANSPQSSGHTPYYQSPVDEKAGAIPPVSEEKAQGPVIVEVTSDKEDSNRVTPEPDEREPESSSPVEREASSPKSPPSLSEPDSPMKKEKSPFDIDPKKSGENGHSVLSTAPATKHESDTNPFTAFKEESKMSISEGTTSDKSGTPLEEVVAEDTFSHLASASTASLATSSLPEPTTDSPSLHAEVGSPHSTEVDDSLSVSVVQTPTTFHEAEGSPTKEDSPRPMSISPDISPKTKSRAQMMDTKSPEHSTMSIEFGQESPDHSLALDFSKQSPEHPSAGSSSRATENGPTEVDYSPSDGTDVRASGEPNSAVDNSLHFEESDSARAMSATPSDGSQSTPSVTTPCQMTDVSQAVPEQADKSPATPKASSLTSYPHSDEPSPVLGSPPAKDRSSSPVLPSAPSVESIAKSDTQQKYDKSPSPPTATSPLSSFAVSKEEAISPAKETNPFKYEGSTFEKKSPVSPKVPSPSYLPLSPNYDSACGSRNPDTKKSPCAPSKTDVDLCLVTSCEYRHPKTELSPSFINPNPLEYFINEENALDEEKPLAKSGGGPPPPGGKLSAKQCEETPPTSISESAPSQTDSDVPPGTEECPSITADANIDSEDDSETLPTDRTLTYRHADPPPVALRDSAPSSGHHDVCMVDPEALKAEENLHNANTTGGEKSNKKKLLKKSSSPARKSGLSKVKDSKTASPKKGVGEGKDAKNATNTSASRGVKSATLGTGSGKASGGASLPNCPPMYMDLVYIPNHCSAKNVDAEFFKRVRSSYYVVSGNDQTAQEPNRAVLDALLEGKAQWGNNMQVTLIPTHDTDVMREWYQETHDKQQEQNIMVLASSSTVVMQDESFPACKIEM; encoded by the exons GGCAGAGGATTCTTCACCATAAAAGTAATATCCTGGAGACGGTGGTGCTTATCAACCCTTCAGATGAAGCAGTCAGTACCGAG GCCCGTTTGATGATCTCAGACACTGCCAGACACAAGCTTTTGGTCCTGTCAGGGCAATGCTCTGAAAACACAGGGGAACTGATTCTTCAGTCTGgatctttctctttcttcaacTTTATAGACATATTCACTGACCAAGAG ATTGGTGAGTTGCTCAGCACCATTCACCCAGCCAACAAAGCCAACCTTACACTGTCGTGCCCCGAACAAGGCGATTGGAAGAACTCAAACTTGgacaaacacaacctgcaggacTTCATCAATATGAAACTAAACGCCACTCACATCCTCCCTGAAATGGAGGGTCTCTCAGAGTTCACAGAGTATTTATCTGAATCTGTAGAGATCCCATCTCCTTTTGACATGCTAGAACCTCCGACCTCAGGTGGATTCCTCAAACTCTCCAAACCATGCTGCTACATTTTCCCCGGTGGTCATGGTGACTCTGCTCTCTTTGCCGTCAATGGCTTCAACATGCTGATAAATGGAGGTTCAGACAGGAGGTCTTGCTTCTGGAAGCTGGTGAGACATCTAGACCGGGTGGACTCCATCCTGCTGACCCACATTGGTGACGACAACCTGCCAGGCATCAATAGCATGCTGCAGAGGAAGGTTGCAGAGCTTGAAGAGGAACAGTCTCAGGGTTCGACAGCTAACAGTGACTGGGTGAAGAACATGATTTCTCCAGATATTGGCGTTGTGTTTGTCAATTTTCCTGAAAGCCTGGAAACCCCTGAACCTAATTACAGAGTGCGCAGGAATGTTGAGGAGGCAGCGGTCACTCAGCAGTTCATCAGCAAGCTAAATTTAAGAACGGAACCTTTGCAAAGGCCTGTGGGAAACACCATAGAACCAATCACACTTTTTCAGAAAATGGGTGTTGGGAAGCTGGAGATGTATGTGCTTAATCCATCAAAGAACAGTAAGGAGATGCAACACTTCATGAAGCAGTGGACAGGTAGTGAAAAAGACACCACTTCCATTCTTCTTCCGAATGGAAAAGAATCTGAGTTCCCTCTCTCTTACATGACTTCAATCTCTTCACTGATTGTGTGGCACCCTGCTAATCCCTCAGATAAGGTTGTGCGTGTTCTCTTTCCTGGAAATGCCACCCAGCATCACATCTTTGATGGTTTAGAAAAGCTAAAGCATTTGGACTTCTTGAAGCAGCCAGTTGTCACTCAAAAATCGATGTCTACTAATATGCCGTCAACGCCAACCCTAAAGCAAGCTAAGAtgaaacacagaacagacagcaaaGAGAGCCTGAAGTCTACCCCAAAGCCATCACCAAGCAAAAACATCAGGAAGGAATCCAAGGAGGAAACACCAGAAAAGGCAAAGACAGATGGAGAATCAGCTCacgaaaaaacacaaaagtcagagaaaaaagaaaaagtcccGCTGAAGAAGGAAAAGGCTAAGGCACCCGAGAAAGAATCAAAAGCAAAGGCAGAGCAAACAGCCCAAGATGAAACAccagagaaaaagaaatctgagataaaacccaaaactgaaaaggaAAAGATTGTGAAGAAGGAGGCCAAAGTATCTGTGGAGAAGAAAAGGGAGGTtaaaaaagaagcagcaaagAAAGATGATACCCTCAAACAGGAagcaaaaaaggaggaaaaagtaAAGAAAGAGGAGGCAAAGAAAGTTCTTAAAAAGGATATCAGAAGAGACTCACCaatgaaagagaagaaggaagaaaagaaagaccTAAAGAAAGATGTCAAAAGGCCCTCTAAAGACATGAAAAAGGCATCCACAGCAGGTGAAGACAAGACTCTCAAACCAAAGCCTCTGAAAAAAGATGATGCTTCAAAGAAAGACACAGGAGCTCTATCAAAGTTAAAAGATAAAGGAAAGTCAAAGGTtacaaagaaagacacaaaggtGGACAGTAGCAAACTGGcagctactgctgctgctgttgtagaAGATCCAGAAGCAGAAAGATCTCTGATGTCGTCACCAGAGGACCTCACCAAGGATTTTGAAGAGCTCCGGGCTGAAGAGCTGGTGGAGGATGATGCGACTGTGCAACAAAATGAGGGAGAAAAAGTTGTGATCCACCATGAAGAAATGATGCAGACCAAAGAGTCCCCCGAGGCATTGGAGTCTGTAGATGAGGGTATAACAACAACAGAGGCAGAAGGAGAAAATGGAGAGACTCCAGAAGAGCAAGTACTGAAGGGAAAGCTCAATGGAAGTGTATCTGAGAAGTTTGAAGATGAGGGGACTGTAATGGAGGAGACCTCTGAGGGAGGAGATTATGAAGAGAAAGGAGAAACAGAAGAAGTTTATGAACCACAGAGAGTGGAATTAGATAAGAATAATTTTAGTCCCTGTATAGATGCGCACCAAGCTAAACATGATGAAGTGATACAAGAAAAGGTTGTTGAGGACAATGATGATGTGACCAATAAAAATGTAGAAGATGAGCATGTTGTTCAGAGAGATACAGAGAAACCGAACCTGTTTGTATCCTCCTCACCCAAAGTGTCCTCACCAGTTTCTCCGGCTGCATCTATCCACAACGAAATGCCTCCAGTTGGCTTTGAGAGCTCAACAGCTTCAGATGACGAGAACAGAGATGAACCCCTTGAGGATTACACTGTCGCATCCGGCCACACTCAATCCACCATTGAAATCTCTAGCGTGCCTACTCCCATGGATGAGATGTTGACTCCCAGGGACATTACCAGTGACGAAGCCACCAATGAAGAGACTGAATCTCCATCTCAGGATGTTGGCAAGTTTGGGATTTCAGTATCTGGAGAGTTTGACAGGAAGAAGCTATCTCCACTTCAGGATATTCCAGGGTCAGATCATTCTCAGAGTAAGGCCACAGAAGGCCAGGACTACAACCATTCTGCTTCTACAATATCTCCCCCTTCCTCACTGGAAGAGGATAAATTCTCTAAGGAGCTTCCCTCACCAGGGAAAGCAGAACATTTTGAAAGACATGATGCTGACCCAAACAGACTCAGTTCAGTATCCACAACAACACCTCTTGTACGTTCTCCCTCAGTGGACCGCAAGGATATTGTTGATTCTCCATCACTGTTTGCAGCTCCAATAGAACTGTCCACCACACTGGCTGGATGTGCCAAAGTAGCAGCTGATTCCTCCATCAGCCCAGATGACAAGACATTGGAAGGAGCTAATTCACCTCAGTCTTCTGGTCACACACCTTACTATCAATCACCAGTAGATGAAAAAGCAGGAGCTATACCACCTGTGTCAGAAGAAAAAGCACAGGGCCCAGTAATTGTGGAGGTCACAAGTGATAAAGAAGACTCCAACAGAGTTACCCCAGAGCCTGATGAACGAGAACCAGAAAGTTCCTCGCCAGTAGAGAGGGAAGCGTCCTCTCCCAAGAGCCCGCCATCACTAAGCGAGCCTGATTCCCCAATGAAGAAGGAAAAGTCACCCTTTGACATAGATCCTAAGAAATCTGGAGAAAACGGCCATTCAGTTTTGTCCACAGCACCAGCGACCAAACATGAATCAGACACCAATCCTTTCACAGCTTTTAAAGAGGAAAGTAAAATGTCCATTTCAGAGGGCACCACATCAGACAAGTCTGGGACTCCCCTGGAGGAAGTTGTGGCAGAagacacattttcacatttagctTCAGCATCCACAGCCTCCCTGGCCACCAGCTCCTTGCCAGAACCAACTACTGACTCTCCCTCCCTTCATGCTGAGGTGGGGTCTCCTCACTCCACTGAAGTAGATGActctttgtctgtttctgttgttcagACCCCTACTACCTTCCATGAGGCTGAAGGATCTCCAACCAAAGAAGATAGCCCAAGACCTATGTCTATTTCCCCAGACATCTCACCGAAAACGAAAAGCAGGGCACAGATGATGGACACAAAATCCCCAGAGCACTCTACCATGTCAATAGAGTTTGGCCAGGAGTCCCCTGATCACTCTTTAGCCCTGGACTTCAGCAAACAATCTCCAGAGCACCCATCAGCTGGCAGCAGCTCACGTGCTACGGAGAATGGCCCAACTGAGGTGGACTACAGTCCCTCAGATGGAACAGATGTAAGAGCATCTGGAGAGCCCAACTCTGCAGTAGATAACTCTTTGCATTTTGAAGAGAGCGATTCAGCTCGTGCCATGTCGGCAACTCCATCAGATGGATCTCAGTCCACTCCATCAGTAACAACCCCATGTCAAATGACGGATGTGTCACAAGCTGTTCCAGAGCAAGCAGATAAGTCTCCTGCCACCCCAAAGGCATCTTCTCTCACCAGTTACCCCCATTCCGATGAGCCATCCCCAGTGCTTGGAAGTCCCCCAGCTAAAGACAGGAGCAGCAGCCCAGTTTTACCATCTGCACCATCTGTGGAGAGCATAGCTAAATCTGACACACAGCAGAAATATGACAAGTCACCCTCACCTCCTACAGCTACTTCCCCATTATCTTCTTTCGCTGTGTCGAAAGAGGAGGCAATTTCCCCAGCGAAGGAGACAAATCCCTTTAAATATGAAGGTTCTACATTTGAGAAAAAATCCCCTGTGAGTCCCAAAGTTCCTTCCCCATCATATCTACCTCTCTCCCCTAATTACGATTCTGCCTGTGGCTCCAGGAACCCAGACACCAAGAAGAGTCCCTGTGCTCCATCCAAGACAGATGTCGACCTCTGCTTAGTCACTTCATGTGAGTACCGTCACCCCAAGACAGAATTATCCCCATCTTTTATCAACCCTAACCCCCTGGAATACTTCATTAATGAAGAGAATGCCTTGGATGAGGAAAAGCCTTTGGCTAAGTCGGGAGGAGGACCCCCACCCCCAGGAGGCAAGCTTTCTGCCAAGCAATGTGAGGAGACCCCACCGACATCCATCAGTGAATCTGCCCCCTCCCAGACAGATTCAGATGTTCCACCAGGGACAGAAGAGTGCCCTTCCATCACAGCTGATGCCAACATTGACTCTGAAGACGACTCTGAGACTCTACCCACTGACAGAACCTTGACCTACAGACATGCCGATCCTCCTCCGGTGGCACTCAGGGACTCTGCTCCATCTTCAGGCCACCATGATGTCTGCATGGTGGACCCAGAGGCACTCAAGGCTGAAGAAAACCTCCACAATGCAAACACAACCGGTGGAGAGAAATCCAACAAGAAAAAGCTCTTGAAGAAATCCTCATCACCAGCTAGAAAGAGTGGTCTATCAAAGGTGAAGGACTCAAAGACGGCCTCTCCTAAAAAGGGTGTCGGAGAAGGGAAAGATGCCAAAAATGCAACCAACACCTCTGCATCCCGAGGTGTAAAAAGTGCAACATTAG GTACAGGCAGCGGAAAGGCATCAGGTGGGGCATCTTTGCCCAACTGCCCTCCCATGTACATGGACTTGGTTTACATCCCCAATCACTGCAGTGCCAAAAATGTGGATGCTGAGTTCTTTAAGCGTGTCAGATCGTCTTACTATGTGGTCAGTGGCAATGACCAGACAGCTCAGGAACCCAATCGGGCTGTCCTTGATGCTTTGCTGGAAGGAAAGGCCCAGTGGGGAAACAATATGCAA GTCACTCTGATTCCAACCCATGACACCGATGTGATGAGGGAGTGGTACCAGGAGACCCACGACAAGCAGCAGGAGCAGAACATCATGGTCCtggccagcagcagcactgtCGTCATGCAGGATGAGTCGTTCCCAGCTTGTAAGATAGAGATGTAG